The following coding sequences lie in one Phragmites australis chromosome 8, lpPhrAust1.1, whole genome shotgun sequence genomic window:
- the LOC133926230 gene encoding single-stranded DNA-binding protein WHY1, chloroplastic-like — MPPPPLFLSLPSPPPPLLPVHLHPKAPQSLTLELLATSSRKAALLACSVASPRHSDYFDPRAPPPPPPPPRGDGYGRPPPLNGGQEGRVFTSYTIYKGKAALSFDPRPPQFVPLDSGAYKVAKEGFVLLQFAPAVATRQYDWTRKQVFSLSVWEIGTLLSLGPTDSCEFFHDPFKGRSDEGKVRKVLKVEPTPDGNGRFFNLSVQNRLLNIDESIYIPISKGEFAVIVSTFNYIIPHLMGWSTFTSSIKPEDSRPYNRPQSGPEYEWRR, encoded by the exons atgccgccgccgccgctcttccTCTCgctcccctcgccgccgcctccgctccTTCCTGTCCACCTCCATCCCAAGGCTCCGCAATCTCTGACCCTAGAACTGCTTGCCACCTCCTCCAGGAAGGCCGCCCTTCTCGCCTGCTCCGTCGCCTCCCCGCGCCACTCCGACTACTTCGACCCCcgggccccgccgccgccgccgccgccgccgcggggggACGGGTACGGGCGGCCGCCGCCTCTGAACGGCGGGCAGGAAGGGAGGGTGTTCACTAGCTACACCATCTACAAGGGCAAGGCTGCGCTGTCGTTCGACCCGAGGCCGCCTCAGTTCGTGCCGCTCGAT TCTGGGGCATACAAGGTGGCGAAAGAGGGGTTCGTGCTGCTGCAGTTCGCGCCCGCCGTGGCCACACGGCAGTATGATTGGACTCGCAAGCAG GTGTTCTCATTATCTGTGTGGGAGATAGGAACCTTGCTTAGTCTTGGTCCAACAGATTCATGCGAGTTCTTTCATGATCCTTTCAAGGGGAGGAG cGATGAAGGTAAAGTGCGCAAAGTTCTTAAGGTCGAGCCGACACCAGATGGAAATGGTCGCTTTTTCAATCTCA GTGTCCAAAACCGTCTTCTGAACATTGATGAGAGCATTTACATCCCCATAAGCAAAGGAGAATTTGCTGTCATTGTATCGACTTTCAAT TACATCATCCCACACCTCATGGGCTGGAGCACATTTACAAGTTCTATCAAACCCGAGGATTCACGGCCATACAACAGGCCACAGTCCGGACCTGAATATGAGTGGCGAAGGTGA